In one Silene latifolia isolate original U9 population chromosome 10, ASM4854445v1, whole genome shotgun sequence genomic region, the following are encoded:
- the LOC141607241 gene encoding uncharacterized protein LOC141607241, whose product MAGLSIEKALKIKDVETLIEQEPFENDFVRIRNSNPVHLIGVPNSCEQIRVMVDAGWKSTCRAGIGWVTLSTTGSGFYEYGKAIVAESATQAEAIAIKDVILWAVSSGYWHLEISSDCLPLICHLAGIERAHHLASGILDDIHSLSASFHCLSFSYISRSCNMYAHSLAEKAMNS is encoded by the coding sequence ATGGCTGGCTTGTCAATTGAAAAAGCCCTCAAGATTAAGGATGTAGAGACTTTGATTGAGCAGGAGCCTTTTGAGAATGATTTTGTGAGGATCAGAAATAGTAATCCTGTTCATCTGATTGGAGTGCCTAACTCTTGTGAGCAGATACGGGTTATGGTGGATGCGGGATGGAAATCTACGTGTAGAGCGGGCATAGGGTGGGTGACACTTTCGACTACGGGAAGTGGATTCTATGAATATGGTAAGGCAATTGTGGCTGAATCTGCTACACAAGCTGAGGCTATTGCTATTAAAGACGTGATTCTTTGGGCGGTGAGTTCTGGATATTGGCACTTGGAGATTTCTTCGGATTGTCTTCCTCTTATTTGTCACCTTGCAGGGATTGAACGGGCACACCATCTAGCTTCGGGAATCCTGGATGATATCCATTCTCTTTCCGCTTCTTTTCATTGTCTTTCGTTTAGTTATATTTCGAGATCATGTAATATGTATGCTCATAGTCTTGCGGAAAAGGCTATGAATAGTTAG